Proteins from a single region of Pseudomonas quebecensis:
- a CDS encoding polyhydroxyalkanoic acid system family protein → MARITVERAHSLGKEGARAKADKLASKLKEQYGVDSSWSGDTLNLKRSGVKGTVAVEDDSLRIDVELGLLMSAMSGTLKAEIEKALDKALA, encoded by the coding sequence ATGGCCCGTATCACCGTTGAGCGTGCACACTCCCTGGGTAAAGAAGGGGCGCGGGCAAAGGCCGACAAGTTGGCCAGTAAACTCAAGGAACAATATGGCGTGGACTCCTCCTGGTCCGGCGATACCCTGAACCTCAAGCGCTCCGGGGTTAAGGGCACGGTAGCCGTTGAAGACGATTCACTGCGTATCGATGTGGAACTGGGCCTGTTGATGTCGGCCATGAGCGGCACTCTCAAGGCCGAAATCGAAAAAGCCCTGGACAAGGCGTTGGCCTGA
- the ubiB gene encoding ubiquinone biosynthesis regulatory protein kinase UbiB yields the protein MKLLAVRRLFRIQRVVIRYRLDDLLFALPLPWFLLAVRYVLPWRWFPRRRLALSRGARLRLALQDLGPIFIKFGQILSTRRDLLPEDIADELMLLQDRVPPFDSQQSMKLIEEQLGRKISEVFSRFDVEPLASASVAQVHAAQLKTGEEVVVKVIRPGLKPIIGQDLAWLFILARAAERFSADARLLHPVDVVADYEKTIYDELDLLREAANASQLRRNFEGSQLLYVPQVYWDWCRPKVLVMERIYGVQVTDLATLADQRTDMKMLAERGVEIFFTQVFRDSFFHADMHPGNIFVSTVNPWSPQYIAIDCGIVGSLTPEDQDYLARNLFAFFKRDYRRVAQLHIDSGWVPAETKLNEFEAAIRTVCEPIFEKPLKDISFGQVLMRLFQTARRFNMEVQPQLVLLQKTLLNIEGLGRQLYPDLDLWATAQPFLERWMRERVSPKTLLGNLHSQFEQLPHLANMTRDLLERMSQPHAKDPAPPWRQRRDDWFLRLLGAAHLVGGVMLAIGGTPSQLGHWPAGIMVAVGVYLIVRR from the coding sequence ATGAAGCTGCTCGCCGTCCGCCGTTTGTTTCGTATCCAGCGCGTCGTAATCCGCTACCGCCTCGATGACCTGCTGTTCGCCCTGCCGCTGCCGTGGTTCCTGCTGGCGGTGCGTTATGTGCTGCCGTGGCGCTGGTTCCCGCGCAGACGCCTGGCGCTCAGCCGTGGCGCGCGCCTGCGCCTGGCGTTGCAGGACCTGGGGCCGATCTTTATCAAGTTCGGGCAGATCCTCTCCACTCGTCGCGACCTGTTGCCCGAAGACATCGCCGACGAACTGATGCTGCTGCAGGACCGCGTGCCGCCGTTCGATTCCCAGCAATCGATGAAGCTGATCGAAGAGCAACTGGGCCGCAAGATCAGCGAAGTGTTCAGCCGCTTCGACGTCGAGCCGCTGGCCTCGGCCTCGGTGGCGCAGGTACACGCGGCGCAGCTCAAGACCGGCGAAGAAGTGGTGGTCAAGGTGATTCGCCCCGGCCTCAAGCCGATCATCGGCCAGGACCTGGCATGGCTGTTCATCCTCGCCCGCGCCGCCGAGCGTTTCAGCGCCGACGCACGCCTGCTGCACCCGGTGGATGTGGTCGCGGACTACGAAAAAACCATCTACGACGAGCTCGACCTGCTGCGCGAGGCCGCCAATGCCAGCCAGTTGCGCCGCAACTTCGAAGGCTCGCAGTTGCTGTACGTGCCGCAGGTGTACTGGGACTGGTGTCGCCCGAAAGTGCTGGTGATGGAGCGCATCTATGGCGTGCAGGTCACTGACCTGGCCACCCTGGCCGACCAGCGCACCGACATGAAAATGCTCGCCGAGCGCGGCGTGGAAATCTTCTTCACCCAGGTGTTCCGCGACAGTTTTTTCCACGCCGACATGCATCCGGGCAACATTTTCGTCAGCACCGTCAACCCGTGGAGCCCGCAGTACATCGCGATCGACTGCGGCATCGTCGGCAGCCTCACGCCGGAAGACCAGGATTACCTGGCGCGCAACCTGTTCGCCTTCTTCAAGCGCGATTACCGCCGCGTGGCGCAATTGCACATCGATTCGGGCTGGGTACCGGCGGAGACCAAGCTCAACGAGTTCGAAGCGGCGATCCGCACTGTGTGCGAGCCGATCTTTGAAAAACCGTTAAAAGATATTTCATTTGGCCAGGTACTGATGCGCCTGTTCCAGACCGCGCGGCGCTTCAATATGGAAGTGCAGCCGCAGTTGGTCCTGCTGCAAAAGACCCTGCTCAACATCGAAGGCCTGGGTCGCCAGCTGTACCCGGACCTCGATTTGTGGGCGACGGCGCAGCCCTTCCTGGAACGCTGGATGCGCGAGCGGGTCAGCCCGAAGACCCTGCTGGGCAACCTGCACAGCCAGTTCGAACAACTGCCGCACCTGGCCAATATGACCCGCGACCTGCTCGAACGCATGTCCCAGCCCCACGCCAAAGACCCCGCGCCACCCTGGCGCCAGCGCCGGGACGACTGGTTCCTGCGCCTGCTGGGTGCGGCCCACCTGGTGGGCGGCGTGATGCTGGCGATCGGCGGCACGCCGAGCCAATTGGGCCACTGGCCAGCCGGCATCATGGTCGCGGTGGGTGTTTATCTGATCGTGCGTCGATAA
- a CDS encoding phosphoribosyl-ATP diphosphatase: MSDTLNRVAQVLEDRKGADADSSYVASLYHKGLNKILEKLGEESIETIIAAKDAQISGDCSDVIYETADLWFHSLVMLAQLGQHPQAVLDELDRRFGLSGHAEKASRPSA, encoded by the coding sequence ATGAGCGATACCCTGAACCGTGTGGCCCAGGTGCTGGAGGACCGCAAAGGTGCGGACGCCGACAGCTCCTACGTCGCCAGCCTGTACCACAAGGGCTTGAACAAGATCCTGGAGAAGCTCGGCGAAGAATCGATCGAGACCATCATTGCCGCCAAGGACGCCCAGATCAGTGGCGACTGCAGCGATGTGATCTACGAGACCGCCGACCTGTGGTTCCACAGCCTGGTCATGCTCGCCCAACTGGGGCAGCATCCGCAGGCCGTGCTGGATGAACTGGACCGTCGCTTCGGCCTGTCCGGGCATGCCGAAAAGGCCTCGCGCCCGTCCGCTTGA
- a CDS encoding fimbrial protein, whose translation MTACLATTAAQAATTGTLRFSGQVDAGTCDLDAGDVNRSITLPTIKISDFDQAAYAGTLDFELSADCESDISSVTFLFTGTPAGEDASLFANTGTSGGTALWLAHRAPAFSIIPANGTPTQRSRTVATSNRKAVLPLTAAYHKTGAILTQGTLASTVTVSITYH comes from the coding sequence ATGACTGCCTGCCTGGCGACAACCGCGGCTCAGGCCGCCACCACCGGCACCTTGCGTTTCAGCGGCCAGGTCGACGCCGGCACCTGCGACCTCGATGCCGGCGACGTCAATCGCAGCATCACCCTGCCGACCATCAAAATTTCAGACTTCGACCAGGCCGCCTATGCCGGAACGTTGGATTTTGAGCTCTCCGCCGATTGCGAATCGGATATCAGCAGTGTGACGTTCCTGTTCACCGGCACACCCGCGGGCGAGGACGCCTCGCTGTTCGCCAACACCGGCACCTCAGGCGGCACGGCGCTGTGGTTGGCACATCGGGCGCCAGCCTTTTCGATCATTCCGGCCAACGGCACCCCGACGCAACGCAGCCGCACGGTGGCGACCAGCAACAGGAAGGCCGTACTGCCGCTGACGGCCGCCTACCATAAAACCGGCGCAATACTGACCCAGGGTACGTTGGCCAGCACCGTGACCGTGTCGATCACTTACCACTGA
- the hisI gene encoding phosphoribosyl-AMP cyclohydrolase, which translates to MKDWLDEIKWDSDGLVPAIAQDYKTGRVLMMAWMNREALSLTATEQRAIYWSRSRGKLWRKGEESGHVQTLHELRLDCDADVVILKVEQIGGIACHTGRHSCFYRVFEDGEWKVVEPVLKDPHAIYSAGH; encoded by the coding sequence ATGAAAGACTGGCTGGACGAAATCAAATGGGACAGTGACGGCCTGGTGCCGGCCATTGCCCAGGACTACAAGACCGGGCGCGTGCTGATGATGGCCTGGATGAACCGCGAGGCCCTGAGCCTTACTGCCACCGAGCAGCGCGCCATCTACTGGTCACGTTCGCGTGGCAAACTGTGGCGCAAGGGCGAAGAGTCCGGGCATGTGCAGACCCTGCACGAGCTGCGTCTGGATTGCGATGCGGATGTCGTTATCCTGAAAGTCGAGCAGATCGGCGGCATTGCCTGCCACACCGGCCGTCACAGCTGTTTCTATCGCGTGTTCGAGGACGGCGAATGGAAAGTGGTCGAACCGGTGCTTAAAGACCCGCACGCCATTTACTCCGCAGGACACTGA
- a CDS encoding phasin family protein, protein MAKVILKKKIDAPSSALSDVRSYARKIWLAGLGAYAKVGSEGGEYFKELVKSGQHIESKGKKVAVEQLDAANSQIDQVKSNVSSVKGLVEVQLDKVEKAFDTRVASALNRIGIASKHDVETLSAKLEELTALLERVARKH, encoded by the coding sequence ATGGCCAAAGTTATCCTGAAGAAAAAAATCGACGCCCCGTCCAGCGCCCTGAGTGATGTCAGAAGCTATGCCCGCAAGATCTGGCTGGCCGGCCTTGGGGCCTACGCCAAGGTCGGCAGCGAGGGCGGCGAATACTTCAAGGAACTCGTTAAGAGCGGACAACATATTGAAAGCAAAGGCAAAAAAGTTGCAGTTGAACAACTTGATGCGGCCAACAGTCAGATTGATCAAGTAAAGAGTAATGTCTCGTCGGTCAAAGGTCTGGTAGAAGTTCAGCTGGATAAAGTTGAAAAGGCTTTTGATACTCGTGTTGCAAGTGCCTTGAATCGAATCGGCATTGCGTCTAAACATGACGTTGAGACACTCTCTGCTAAGCTCGAAGAGCTGACGGCATTGCTCGAACGTGTCGCGCGTAAACACTAA
- a CDS encoding phasin family protein yields MAVKKNTQKEGSSWIGEVEKYSRKIWLAGLGVYSKVSSDGGKYFETLVKDGEKAEKLTKTTVGKKVDAAKASAGSAKTSISDTWGKLEETFDKRLNSAISRLGVPSKAELKTLHSKVDTLTKQIEKLTGAKVAPVKAVAAKPAAKTAAAKPAAKTAAKPLVKAAAKAPAKAAAKPAATAKPAAKTAAAKPAAKAATKPAAAKASAKPAAKAAAKPAAKPAAKPAAKTAAAKPASAKPAVKPAATKKPAAAKKPATSKAASPSSANSVSAPTPAATTPTATPSSATPSSQS; encoded by the coding sequence ATGGCTGTTAAAAAGAATACTCAGAAAGAAGGCAGCTCGTGGATCGGGGAAGTTGAAAAATACTCCCGTAAGATCTGGCTTGCTGGTTTAGGCGTGTACTCGAAGGTCAGCAGTGATGGCGGCAAGTACTTCGAGACATTGGTCAAGGATGGCGAGAAAGCCGAGAAGTTGACCAAAACCACGGTCGGCAAGAAAGTCGACGCGGCCAAGGCAAGCGCGGGTTCAGCCAAGACAAGCATTTCCGATACCTGGGGCAAGTTGGAAGAAACATTCGACAAGCGTCTCAACAGTGCCATTTCACGCCTGGGCGTGCCCAGTAAAGCTGAACTCAAGACGCTGCACAGCAAGGTCGACACCCTGACCAAGCAGATCGAAAAGCTCACCGGCGCTAAAGTGGCCCCGGTAAAAGCCGTCGCTGCCAAACCTGCGGCTAAAACGGCGGCTGCCAAGCCGGCCGCAAAAACCGCCGCCAAGCCGTTGGTGAAAGCCGCCGCCAAGGCGCCGGCCAAAGCGGCAGCCAAACCGGCTGCGACTGCCAAGCCTGCGGCCAAAACCGCTGCAGCGAAACCGGCCGCCAAGGCCGCCACTAAGCCGGCAGCGGCTAAAGCATCGGCCAAGCCCGCCGCCAAAGCCGCGGCAAAACCTGCGGCCAAGCCAGCAGCGAAGCCTGCGGCCAAAACCGCCGCCGCCAAGCCGGCCAGCGCAAAACCTGCGGTCAAACCTGCCGCGACGAAGAAACCCGCCGCCGCCAAAAAGCCTGCGACCAGCAAGGCAGCGTCACCTTCCAGCGCCAACTCGGTGTCCGCGCCGACGCCTGCCGCGACCACCCCGACTGCAACGCCGTCCAGTGCGACGCCTTCCAGTCAGTCCTGA
- the ubiE gene encoding bifunctional demethylmenaquinone methyltransferase/2-methoxy-6-polyprenyl-1,4-benzoquinol methylase UbiE, producing MTDQRKGSDAEPTTHFGFKNVPESQKAEKVAEVFHSVAAKYDLMNDVLSGGMHRLWKRFTIELSGVRPGNRVLDIAGGTGDLAAKFSKLVGPTGQVVLADINGSMLKVGRDRLLDKGVAGNIEFVQADAEKLPFPDNHFDCVTIAFGLRNVTHKEDAIRSMLRVLKPGGRLLVLEFSKPTNALMSKVYDTYSFAFMPLMGKLITNDAESYRYLAESIRMHPDQETLKSMMVEAGFDRVTYHNMTSGIVALHRGIKP from the coding sequence ATGACTGATCAGCGCAAAGGCAGCGATGCCGAACCCACCACTCACTTCGGCTTCAAGAACGTCCCGGAAAGCCAGAAAGCGGAAAAAGTCGCTGAGGTGTTCCACTCGGTAGCCGCCAAGTACGACCTGATGAACGATGTGCTCTCCGGTGGCATGCACCGCCTGTGGAAGCGCTTCACCATCGAGTTGTCGGGCGTACGCCCCGGCAATCGCGTGCTGGACATCGCCGGCGGCACCGGCGACCTGGCCGCCAAGTTTTCCAAGCTCGTCGGCCCGACCGGCCAGGTGGTATTGGCGGACATCAACGGCTCGATGCTCAAGGTCGGCCGCGACCGCCTGCTCGACAAGGGCGTGGCCGGCAATATCGAATTCGTCCAGGCCGACGCTGAAAAGCTGCCGTTCCCCGACAACCACTTCGACTGCGTGACCATCGCCTTCGGCCTGCGCAACGTGACCCACAAGGAAGACGCGATCCGCTCGATGCTGCGCGTGCTCAAGCCCGGTGGCCGCCTGTTGGTGCTGGAGTTCTCCAAGCCGACCAACGCGCTGATGTCCAAGGTCTACGACACCTACTCCTTCGCCTTCATGCCGTTGATGGGCAAGCTGATCACCAATGACGCCGAGAGCTACCGCTACCTGGCCGAATCGATCCGCATGCACCCTGACCAGGAAACCCTGAAGTCGATGATGGTAGAGGCCGGCTTCGACCGCGTGACCTACCACAACATGACCTCGGGTATCGTCGCCCTGCATCGCGGTATCAAGCCCTGA
- a CDS encoding fimbrial protein → MKRVLTGLSILLGLGLALGARADCVSYPNSTHTLTLPATITVPNSLAVGGVITRAHFSGTAPGQLIRCPSHTWRTVIGRYPQVTDPSTGAYHTEVQGVGIRITITDARGVTNAYGLFSQSTVMPPGSYYTLTRAEATFYKIGPVTTGVVPSGDIFLDRWGSGPNGFLLRLGNSVRFVRPVATCDLSVGDVDRTIALAPVKVSDFQSATSAGARNFELTANCSDAAQVTFRFTGSPAPGNDRLFANTGTAGGIALRLYSRLNGGTQDILANGTDSSRTVAVSANRAVLPLGAAYHKNGTVSQGSLASTATVTLTYN, encoded by the coding sequence ATGAAGCGCGTCCTCACTGGCCTGTCGATACTGCTGGGGCTGGGCCTGGCCCTCGGCGCCCGGGCCGATTGCGTAAGCTACCCCAACTCCACGCACACGCTCACCCTTCCGGCAACAATCACCGTGCCCAACAGTCTGGCGGTGGGAGGCGTCATAACCCGCGCGCATTTCAGCGGCACGGCACCGGGCCAGCTCATTCGTTGCCCCTCACACACGTGGCGGACCGTCATCGGGCGTTATCCACAGGTTACCGATCCGAGCACCGGCGCCTATCACACCGAGGTGCAAGGGGTGGGCATCCGCATCACCATTACCGATGCCCGAGGCGTGACTAATGCCTACGGACTGTTCAGCCAAAGCACCGTGATGCCGCCCGGCTCGTACTACACCCTCACCCGTGCAGAGGCGACGTTCTACAAAATCGGGCCAGTCACCACCGGGGTCGTGCCCAGCGGCGATATTTTCCTGGATCGCTGGGGCAGCGGGCCCAACGGTTTTTTGCTGCGGCTGGGCAACTCGGTGCGCTTTGTCCGTCCCGTTGCAACGTGCGATCTGTCCGTCGGCGACGTGGACCGAACGATTGCCCTGGCGCCGGTAAAAGTCAGCGACTTTCAGAGCGCCACCAGCGCCGGTGCGCGCAACTTTGAGTTAACCGCCAATTGCAGCGATGCCGCACAGGTCACCTTTCGCTTCACCGGCAGTCCGGCACCAGGCAATGACCGACTGTTTGCCAACACCGGGACTGCCGGCGGAATCGCGCTGCGCCTGTATTCACGGCTTAACGGCGGCACCCAGGACATCCTTGCCAATGGCACCGACAGCAGTCGCACAGTGGCCGTATCCGCCAATCGCGCCGTACTGCCGCTCGGCGCGGCCTATCACAAGAACGGCACGGTCAGCCAAGGCTCCCTCGCCAGCACCGCCACCGTGACCCTGACGTACAACTGA
- a CDS encoding ubiquinone biosynthesis accessory factor UbiJ → MLLKGLLASVEHGLNRVLRLDSTALARLAHLNGKVIAVDCSSPALQLFILPSDEGLMLATQWAADADCTLRAPASSLLHLALSRNKTAILHSTEVELEGDSAVLMDLAAVLQDLELDWEYELSRWIGPVATQLISGHLRSRARWYQQGFASLNQNLAEYLSEESRTLVGQREAQARFRELDKAKIDLERLEARFERLSRSLDPSDNA, encoded by the coding sequence ATGCTGCTCAAGGGCCTTCTCGCCAGCGTCGAACACGGCCTCAACCGTGTACTGCGCCTGGACAGCACCGCTCTGGCGCGGCTTGCGCACTTGAACGGCAAGGTCATCGCCGTGGACTGCAGCAGCCCTGCCCTGCAGCTGTTTATCCTGCCCAGCGACGAAGGCCTGATGCTGGCGACCCAATGGGCCGCCGACGCCGACTGCACCCTGCGCGCGCCGGCATCGAGCCTGTTGCACCTGGCGCTGAGCCGCAACAAGACCGCCATCCTGCACAGCACCGAAGTGGAGCTGGAAGGTGACAGCGCGGTGCTGATGGATCTGGCCGCCGTGCTGCAGGATCTGGAACTGGATTGGGAATACGAGCTCTCGCGCTGGATCGGCCCCGTCGCCACCCAGTTGATCAGCGGCCACCTGCGCAGCCGCGCACGTTGGTACCAGCAAGGGTTCGCCAGTCTTAACCAGAATCTCGCCGAATACCTGAGCGAAGAATCGCGCACCCTGGTCGGGCAACGGGAAGCGCAAGCGCGCTTTCGCGAACTCGACAAGGCCAAAATCGACCTGGAACGCCTTGAGGCCCGCTTCGAGCGCCTGAGCCGTTCCCTTGATCCAAGCGATAACGCATGA